One genomic window of Bartonella sp. JB63 includes the following:
- the ftsL gene encoding cell division protein FtsL: MIIFRTLDVILVVVMICMAGLTYKIKYDVQKQIGELHRIEREIAAEKNMVNLLHTEWALMIEPSRMKKLAERYQKELNLELIQPRQVVKLKDIPMRLKDKIEELIKQNTFEDDKAFLVENRSAHRNSFVQKGGR, translated from the coding sequence ATGATAATTTTTCGCACATTAGATGTGATTTTAGTAGTCGTTATGATCTGTATGGCAGGTCTTACTTATAAGATTAAATATGATGTCCAAAAACAAATTGGTGAATTGCATCGTATTGAGCGAGAAATTGCAGCCGAAAAAAATATGGTTAATTTGCTCCATACTGAATGGGCTTTAATGATTGAGCCTTCACGAATGAAAAAACTTGCAGAACGTTACCAAAAAGAACTGAACTTGGAGCTAATACAACCACGTCAAGTTGTAAAATTAAAAGATATTCCAATGCGTTTGAAGGATAAAATTGAAGAATTGATTAAGCAGAATACTTTTGAAGATGATAAAGCTTTTTTAGTTGAGAATCGTAGTGCTCATAGAAATAGTTTTGTTCAAAAAGGTGGACGGTGA
- the rsmH gene encoding 16S rRNA (cytosine(1402)-N(4))-methyltransferase RsmH, with protein MGYLIRQDSGVERHIPVLLQSVLAGIAPLAGARVIDGTFGAGGYSRALLNAGAEVIALDHDPHAIREGQALVDQFFPRLHLVQAKFSQLDRVVKEQVDAVILDIGVSSMQLDEAKRGFSFQKDGPLDMRMAQTGFTAADVVNYLKVDDLAQLFKTLGEERYAGRIARMIDKRRCVRPFLRTIDLAHAIETLIGRKPGDHIHPATRVFQALRIYVNNELGELACGLFAAERVLKAEGRLAVVSFHSLEDRMVKKFLSARSGHRKRSRYLPEIKSVPATFVPLFKGVKTATQEELQQNPRARSARLRIGIRTQEAAVAADMKLFRLAEIARFEGSKK; from the coding sequence ATGGGTTATTTGATAAGGCAGGATAGTGGAGTTGAACGCCATATTCCAGTATTGTTGCAGTCGGTATTAGCTGGAATTGCACCATTAGCTGGAGCGAGAGTAATTGATGGCACCTTTGGTGCTGGTGGTTATTCGCGTGCTCTATTGAATGCAGGTGCAGAAGTTATTGCGCTTGATCATGATCCTCATGCAATTCGTGAGGGACAAGCACTTGTTGATCAATTTTTTCCACGTCTTCATTTAGTTCAAGCAAAGTTTTCACAGTTGGATCGCGTGGTGAAAGAGCAGGTAGACGCAGTTATTCTTGATATAGGTGTTTCTTCTATGCAGCTTGATGAAGCCAAACGTGGTTTTTCTTTTCAAAAAGATGGTCCATTAGATATGCGAATGGCACAGACCGGTTTTACAGCAGCTGATGTTGTTAATTATTTAAAGGTAGATGATTTGGCGCAACTGTTTAAGACGTTAGGGGAAGAGCGTTACGCAGGTCGAATTGCACGGATGATTGATAAACGTCGTTGTGTACGTCCTTTTTTACGTACAATTGATCTTGCTCATGCTATCGAAACTTTAATAGGGCGCAAACCAGGTGATCATATTCATCCTGCAACGCGTGTATTTCAAGCACTGCGCATTTATGTTAATAATGAGCTTGGCGAACTTGCATGTGGTTTATTCGCTGCTGAGCGCGTTTTAAAAGCAGAAGGCCGTTTGGCAGTTGTTAGCTTTCATTCGCTTGAAGATCGCATGGTAAAAAAATTTTTATCTGCTCGCTCGGGTCATAGAAAGAGATCACGTTATCTTCCTGAAATAAAATCAGTTCCAGCGACCTTTGTTCCTTTGTTTAAAGGTGTAAAAACTGCGACACAAGAAGAATTACAGCAAAATCCTCGTGCACGTTCTGCGAGGTTACGTATTGGTATACGGACTCAAGAAGCTGCTGTTGCAGCGGATATGAAATTATTTCGCTTGGCAGAAATTGCTCGTTTTGAAGGCAGTAAGAAATGA
- a CDS encoding lytic transglycosylase domain-containing protein: protein MQFLKIFLSTAFAVFFMLNINIAFAGMNIVDSSKSSVFTSSKLSVRPYEGLIQKIAIKHKVPINLAHAVINVESSYNARTKGSSGEIGLMQIKPSTARWLGFNGPVKDLYEPAINLEYGMRYLARAHELSRGDTCRTVLKYNAGHSAKKMNSVSARYCSKVKTYLASLRR from the coding sequence ATGCAGTTCTTGAAAATCTTTTTAAGTACAGCATTTGCTGTATTTTTTATGTTAAATATCAATATAGCTTTTGCAGGAATGAATATTGTAGATTCAAGTAAGAGTTCAGTATTTACTTCTTCTAAGCTATCTGTGCGTCCTTATGAGGGTCTCATTCAAAAAATTGCGATTAAACATAAAGTTCCTATTAATTTGGCACATGCTGTTATCAATGTTGAGAGTAGTTATAATGCACGCACAAAAGGTTCTTCTGGTGAAATAGGATTAATGCAAATTAAACCTTCTACTGCGCGATGGCTGGGTTTTAATGGTCCTGTAAAAGATCTTTATGAACCTGCAATCAATCTTGAATATGGTATGCGTTATTTGGCTCGGGCACATGAATTAAGTAGGGGAGATACATGCCGTACAGTTCTTAAATATAATGCAGGTCATTCTGCAAAAAAAATGAATTCTGTTTCTGCAAGATATTGCTCAAAAGTTAAAACGTATTTAGCTTCATTGAGAAGGTAA
- a CDS encoding DUF2293 domain-containing protein, with protein sequence MTIRRKRIISKELIALIPQVPYLDSQYISTAAARTSMKYLPPSIAVWLATIAHIRHQHTEYDNLLCEDYDRDSALFFVFDAINKKLIEWGSNRLLKREENIDDISIYLVSLQNK encoded by the coding sequence ATGACAATACGAAGAAAACGGATAATTTCTAAAGAATTAATAGCTCTTATCCCACAAGTTCCATATCTTGATAGCCAATATATTTCCACCGCTGCTGCACGAACCTCGATGAAATACCTTCCTCCTTCCATTGCAGTTTGGTTAGCAACAATTGCTCATATACGCCATCAGCATACAGAATACGACAATTTACTTTGTGAAGATTATGATCGGGATTCGGCACTCTTTTTTGTCTTTGATGCAATTAACAAAAAACTTATCGAATGGGGTTCAAATCGCCTTTTGAAACGTGAAGAAAATATAGATGACATCAGTATCTACTTAGTATCACTTCAAAACAAATAG
- the ettA gene encoding energy-dependent translational throttle protein EttA, translating to MARQFIYHMAGLNKAYGNKKILENIHLSFYPDAKIGILGPNGAGKSTILRIMAGLDKEYTGEAWLADGARCDYLPQEPVLNTSKDVRGNVMEGLADKQAIVDRYNELMMNYSNETADEAARLQDVIDSQNLWDLESQVEMAMAALGCPSGDKDVTKLSGGEKRRVALCKLLLSKPDLLLLDEPTNHLDAETTAWLERHLREYPGAVLLITHDRYFLDNVTGWILELDRGKGIPYQGNYSAYLDAKAKRIAQESREEVARQRTLSREKEWITSSPKARQAKSKARIKAYDALVQASHERRPGDAQIIIPIGERLGQVVIEVDNLSKAYGDRVLIDSLSFKLPAGGIIGVIGPNGMGKSTLFKMLTGQEKPDSGKIRIGETVQVSYVDQSRDTLADNKTVWEEISGGNDIIKLGKYEVNSRAYCSAFNFKGTDQQQKVVQLSGGQRNRVHLAKILKAGGNVLFLDEPTNDLDTETLGALEDALENFAGCAVIISHDRMFLDRLATHILAFEGNGHVEWFEGNFSEYEVDKVSRLGPDSINFRRVNYKPLIR from the coding sequence ATGGCACGTCAATTTATCTATCATATGGCTGGGCTTAATAAGGCTTATGGCAATAAGAAAATTTTAGAAAATATCCATCTGTCTTTTTATCCAGATGCGAAAATCGGTATTTTAGGTCCAAATGGTGCTGGTAAATCAACTATTTTACGTATTATGGCTGGATTAGATAAAGAATATACTGGAGAAGCATGGCTTGCTGACGGAGCACGTTGTGACTATCTTCCGCAAGAACCTGTTCTTAATACAAGTAAAGATGTACGTGGAAATGTGATGGAAGGGCTTGCCGATAAGCAAGCAATTGTAGATCGTTATAATGAATTAATGATGAATTATAGTAATGAGACAGCTGATGAAGCTGCTCGACTTCAGGATGTTATCGATAGTCAGAATCTTTGGGATTTAGAAAGCCAAGTAGAAATGGCTATGGCTGCTCTTGGTTGTCCATCAGGGGATAAAGATGTGACAAAACTCTCAGGAGGTGAAAAGCGACGTGTTGCACTTTGTAAATTGCTTTTATCGAAACCCGATTTATTGCTTTTGGATGAACCGACAAATCATTTGGACGCTGAGACAACGGCTTGGCTTGAAAGGCATTTACGTGAATATCCAGGAGCAGTGCTTTTAATTACCCATGATCGTTACTTTCTTGACAATGTAACAGGTTGGATTTTAGAATTAGATCGCGGTAAAGGAATACCTTATCAGGGCAATTATTCTGCTTATTTGGATGCTAAAGCTAAACGTATAGCACAAGAAAGTCGTGAGGAAGTTGCTCGTCAGCGTACATTATCACGCGAAAAAGAGTGGATAACTTCTAGTCCGAAGGCGCGTCAAGCAAAGTCGAAAGCCCGCATTAAGGCTTATGATGCATTGGTTCAGGCATCGCATGAGCGTCGTCCAGGGGATGCACAAATTATTATTCCTATTGGTGAAAGATTAGGACAGGTTGTTATTGAAGTTGATAATCTGTCAAAAGCATATGGTGATCGTGTATTGATTGATTCTCTTTCTTTTAAGTTGCCTGCAGGTGGTATTATTGGAGTTATTGGTCCTAATGGTATGGGAAAATCTACCTTGTTTAAAATGCTGACTGGGCAAGAAAAGCCAGATTCAGGAAAGATACGTATTGGAGAAACAGTTCAGGTGAGTTATGTTGACCAGAGTCGTGATACATTGGCAGATAATAAAACTGTTTGGGAAGAAATTTCCGGTGGGAATGACATCATTAAGTTAGGCAAATATGAAGTGAATAGTCGTGCTTATTGCAGTGCTTTTAATTTTAAAGGTACAGATCAACAGCAGAAAGTGGTACAGTTATCAGGAGGACAGCGCAATCGCGTGCATTTAGCTAAGATTTTGAAAGCAGGAGGAAATGTTCTTTTTCTTGATGAGCCAACAAATGATCTTGATACAGAAACATTGGGTGCGTTAGAAGATGCGTTAGAGAACTTTGCTGGTTGTGCAGTTATTATATCGCACGATCGTATGTTTCTTGATCGATTGGCAACACATATTTTGGCCTTTGAGGGGAATGGTCATGTGGAATGGTTTGAAGGTAATTTTTCTGAATACGAAGTAGATAAGGTTAGTCGTCTTGGACCAGACTCTATTAATTTTAGGCGTGTCAATTATAAACCTCTTATACGTTAA
- the pncA gene encoding bifunctional nicotinamidase/pyrazinamidase has product MKKQALIVMDIQNDFLPGGALAIPESDAILPTVNNLISHFDHVILTQDWHPKSHCSFASFHLEKAPYDTVKLNYGLQILWPNHCVQGTKGAEFHTSLKVEKAQLILRKGYNKEIDSYSAFFESDQKTPTGLHGYLKEHNFTTLVMCGLATDFCVGFSALHAVKCGFKVNVLLNACAGIDLNGSLNTMLKAMNEAGVELLMVS; this is encoded by the coding sequence ATGAAAAAACAAGCCTTAATTGTCATGGATATTCAAAATGATTTTTTACCAGGCGGAGCGCTTGCAATACCAGAAAGTGATGCTATTCTCCCTACTGTCAATAACCTTATATCCCATTTTGATCATGTTATTTTAACCCAAGATTGGCATCCAAAAAGCCACTGTAGCTTTGCCTCTTTTCATCTTGAGAAAGCTCCTTATGACACTGTTAAACTTAACTATGGTCTTCAAATACTTTGGCCTAATCATTGTGTACAAGGAACAAAAGGAGCAGAATTTCATACATCTCTCAAAGTTGAAAAAGCACAACTTATCCTTCGAAAAGGATATAATAAGGAAATTGATAGTTATTCCGCCTTCTTTGAAAGTGACCAGAAAACACCAACAGGTTTACATGGTTATCTCAAAGAACATAATTTTACAACATTAGTCATGTGTGGCTTGGCAACTGACTTCTGTGTTGGATTTTCTGCACTCCATGCTGTAAAATGCGGTTTTAAAGTCAATGTTTTGTTGAACGCTTGTGCTGGTATTGATTTAAACGGATCACTTAATACAATGCTCAAAGCTATGAATGAAGCCGGTGTAGAATTATTGATGGTCTCCTAA
- a CDS encoding DUF475 domain-containing protein translates to MAPLGYFRWAFFFTIIGIFLGSLIGWLETGTIVGCLKYFFICCVLGILEISLSFDNSIINVRFLGEMNQLWRRRFLTWGILIAVFGMRIIFPLLVVAVAAWINPIAAFKLAIWDPHQYAAILTDAHNTIAAFGGTFLIMVGLKYFFDSEKKIHWLVFIEKPAQKLGSFVKIDIIVVLMLMLFFSRQIVAENKLIVLLAMLFGLLTFLIVEAICSLLDSQKNTLIGVSKGGVGSFLYLEILDSSFSFDGVVGAFAFSHNLFIIAIGLGIGAFYVRAMTIMLFETGTLLHYRYLEHGAFYAILVLAVTMYMQIVMPIPEALTGLIGVCIIGMAFYSSIRFRSNHSDEHITFQ, encoded by the coding sequence ATGGCCCCATTAGGTTATTTTAGATGGGCTTTTTTCTTCACAATTATTGGTATCTTTTTAGGTAGCCTTATTGGTTGGCTCGAAACAGGAACGATTGTTGGTTGTCTTAAATATTTTTTTATTTGCTGTGTTTTGGGAATTTTAGAAATTTCTTTGTCTTTTGATAATTCTATTATTAATGTGCGTTTTCTTGGAGAAATGAATCAGTTATGGCGTCGTCGTTTTTTGACATGGGGCATTTTGATTGCAGTTTTTGGTATGCGAATTATTTTTCCATTGTTGGTAGTTGCTGTTGCTGCTTGGATTAATCCAATTGCTGCATTCAAATTGGCAATATGGGATCCCCATCAATATGCTGCAATTTTAACAGATGCTCATAACACTATTGCAGCTTTTGGTGGAACTTTCCTTATAATGGTTGGTTTAAAATATTTTTTTGATTCTGAAAAAAAAATACACTGGCTCGTTTTTATAGAAAAGCCAGCCCAAAAACTCGGTTCATTTGTGAAAATTGATATTATAGTTGTTTTGATGCTCATGTTATTTTTTTCAAGACAGATTGTGGCAGAAAATAAGTTAATTGTTTTATTAGCAATGTTATTTGGGCTTTTGACATTTTTGATTGTCGAAGCAATTTGTTCACTTTTGGATTCTCAAAAAAATACTTTGATTGGAGTCTCTAAAGGAGGAGTAGGTTCATTTCTTTATTTAGAAATTCTAGATTCTAGTTTTTCGTTTGATGGTGTTGTAGGTGCTTTTGCATTTTCTCATAATCTTTTTATCATTGCTATTGGTCTTGGTATTGGTGCATTTTACGTGCGAGCCATGACGATTATGTTGTTTGAAACAGGAACCTTATTGCATTATCGCTATCTAGAGCATGGTGCTTTTTATGCAATTTTGGTTTTGGCTGTAACTATGTATATGCAAATTGTTATGCCGATCCCTGAGGCATTAACAGGGCTAATTGGTGTATGTATTATTGGGATGGCGTTTTATTCCTCTATTCGTTTTAGATCTAATCACTCAGATGAACATATTACATTTCAATAA
- a CDS encoding helix-turn-helix domain-containing protein, translating to MARPETEAKTIFGKRLRHIRIALGDPPRETLAKQFNMTKNSIAFYERGEREPNLNVLQTYRTLYGVNINWLLTGQGKMFDTEYTKGEFDWDYFIKKIEGLEDILTNSAHSDEPNQDKIESSYEKLQQYLLSQGVPNGLNSKAAASLVHMKAKLANSYALSLFVDLLIRSIAHKERISNQ from the coding sequence ATGGCGCGTCCTGAAACAGAAGCAAAAACTATATTTGGAAAACGTCTACGTCATATACGCATCGCTTTAGGTGATCCGCCGCGTGAAACGTTAGCCAAGCAGTTTAACATGACAAAAAACTCCATTGCTTTTTATGAGCGTGGAGAAAGAGAGCCTAATCTCAACGTATTACAAACATATCGTACGTTGTATGGCGTCAATATTAATTGGCTCTTAACTGGGCAAGGTAAAATGTTCGACACTGAATACACTAAAGGAGAATTTGATTGGGACTACTTCATTAAAAAAATTGAAGGACTTGAAGATATTCTTACAAATAGCGCACACAGTGACGAACCAAATCAAGATAAAATTGAAAGCTCTTATGAGAAATTACAGCAATATTTATTATCACAAGGTGTTCCTAATGGGCTAAATTCCAAAGCAGCTGCTTCTCTTGTTCATATGAAAGCAAAGCTCGCTAATTCTTATGCTCTTAGCTTATTTGTTGATCTACTTATTCGAAGTATAGCCCATAAAGAAAGAATTTCTAATCAATAG
- a CDS encoding YegP family protein, translated as MYFEIFQGVRNQWYWRLISKDQKKIAFSSQGYSTKQDTLMGIEQIKKITRNTSIKELQS; from the coding sequence ATGTATTTTGAGATATTTCAGGGTGTTCGCAATCAGTGGTATTGGCGTTTAATCTCAAAAGATCAGAAAAAAATTGCTTTTTCTAGTCAAGGTTATTCAACAAAACAAGATACTCTAATGGGAATTGAACAAATCAAAAAAATTACACGTAATACTTCTATCAAAGAACTTCAGTCTTAA
- a CDS encoding PfkB family carbohydrate kinase, with translation METIAAIVTGDNFNGGLVAGLTKDMSFAESNHLAAACGVLATTKKKSI, from the coding sequence GTGGAAACAATTGCTGCTATTGTAACTGGTGATAACTTTAATGGCGGTTTAGTTGCTGGTCTAACAAAAGATATGTCTTTTGCAGAAAGTAATCACTTAGCTGCTGCATGTGGTGTTTTGGCAACTACAAAAAAAAAGAGCATCTGA
- a CDS encoding ATP-binding cassette domain-containing protein, giving the protein MVVFTFIGENGAEKSTLMRLISEIYQPDFFNNSRGQMLLKGKEFKLSSPKEAIEMGVAIIH; this is encoded by the coding sequence TTGGTCGTATTCACTTTTATAGGCGAAAATGGAGCAGAAAAATCAACTTTGATGCGCTTGATTAGTGAAATTTATCAGCCTGATTTCTTCAATAATAGTCGCGGCCAAATGTTGTTAAAGGGGAAAGAATTTAAACTTTCTAGCCCCAAAGAAGCCATTGAAATGGGGGTAGCGATTATTCACTAG
- a CDS encoding autotransporter outer membrane beta-barrel domain-containing protein, with translation MIKVFNNYWYIFATAIFCSVQSSVKSEPNQSSQCNENAEGGYTSIYKCSAAGKKTIQNKTFQTIIADGKDVDINGTNITLGSLDRMSEKTERKLYGVDVSKGGKVVLTQSVLKNLHIALHVSDGIIGMYNGAIEDSDMAVQALGKPTNVILVNPQIKTKDGKASFLSMNGASVEVKNGGMLDFTNSDAVYTALMGSVNFDGTTIIRKGGKEKQTNYAVFHIDQGGSIDFKNGNINVTGVHGLLLENTVATSNSIRLSQNLQKDIKVTKANIERSNIEVKGDKSYGIYFKGENLVARVKADEKADEEDLDMTAIEPGIRLVSLRNTNLTVLESPAIYSTDSEGSNVALSQSSISTGHLLLVAEKKSSVLVLADNSSLTGGIYVDDSSTAELYLSGNSVWFLTQTKQNYKELDLNNLFISVVSLDSSSINFKRLKSSETYDYRTLRIGKGTGDVYIARNNAQIHLNTSLSPDGSLDSQKTDRVLIHGNVSGKTTVDVRGISENRRGNTNNTNKNNFGNTQGISLIQVSGIAQQDSFKLKGGYITVNASPYRYKLSAYGPSSNLGSADPGQKLVGNNEKEENESNNDFWDYRLQSEYIALPPVEPVPPDSDVPSPSEPQHPKKPDTSEKVPVPPDPDIPSPSEPQHPKKPDTSEKKVPAIVPQLPSYLLLPHALFHADLVDMSNQHEFLEIMQNTINEPEKNIKPSFFIHGYGGNHRYASNLTVFEYGYGADLDYNAITAGVILSTLERKHSALSLGTIGTYGRLSLQPRAVKQSQKSIFNKWSGKFYAHLQYDTGFYANGFISYGSFKGAVSTLVRGKTATLKGALLSASLMGGRAIITNYDGFIIEPQLQVIYQSVIFDKAHDIDQFDIDLRKHDQWIARVGGRVTKALARGEEPCIVSFYSKLHLVHNYKRKQIVYFKDAFQLGAFGSTVEAGLGVHAQLLPNIVLHGDLLYKHKLTRAGFSGTSISAGLRYQF, from the coding sequence ATGATCAAAGTGTTTAATAATTATTGGTATATCTTTGCAACAGCTATTTTTTGTTCGGTGCAGAGTAGTGTGAAATCAGAACCCAATCAATCATCTCAGTGTAATGAAAATGCTGAAGGTGGTTATACGTCAATTTATAAATGTAGTGCTGCTGGGAAAAAAACAATTCAAAATAAGACTTTTCAGACAATAATAGCAGATGGGAAAGATGTAGATATTAATGGGACAAATATAACGCTGGGTAGTTTAGATAGAATGTCTGAAAAAACTGAACGTAAATTATATGGTGTGGATGTATCGAAAGGGGGAAAAGTCGTTCTAACCCAGTCCGTTTTGAAGAATTTACATATAGCTCTTCATGTTAGTGATGGAATAATTGGGATGTATAATGGTGCGATTGAAGATAGTGATATGGCTGTTCAGGCATTGGGGAAGCCAACGAATGTTATTTTAGTCAATCCACAGATTAAGACGAAAGATGGAAAAGCGAGTTTTTTGAGTATGAATGGTGCAAGTGTTGAGGTAAAAAACGGTGGGATGCTTGATTTTACAAACAGTGATGCAGTTTATACAGCTTTGATGGGGAGTGTTAATTTCGATGGTACTACTATTATTAGAAAAGGTGGGAAAGAAAAACAAACAAATTATGCTGTTTTTCATATAGATCAAGGGGGCTCTATTGATTTTAAAAATGGCAATATTAACGTTACTGGTGTTCATGGTCTATTATTGGAAAATACGGTTGCTACTTCTAATTCGATTCGATTGAGTCAGAATTTACAAAAAGACATTAAAGTAACAAAGGCCAACATCGAAAGATCGAATATCGAGGTAAAAGGAGATAAATCCTACGGTATATATTTTAAAGGAGAGAATCTAGTAGCAAGAGTCAAAGCGGATGAAAAAGCGGATGAAGAAGATTTAGATATGACAGCGATTGAACCTGGAATACGACTTGTTAGTTTAAGAAATACGAATCTGACGGTTTTAGAGAGTCCAGCCATTTATAGCACTGATTCAGAAGGAAGTAACGTTGCCTTATCACAAAGTTCTATTAGCACTGGTCATTTATTGTTAGTGGCTGAAAAGAAATCTTCGGTGCTTGTTTTAGCTGATAATTCTTCACTCACAGGGGGTATTTATGTTGATGACAGCTCTACTGCTGAACTTTATTTAAGTGGTAATTCTGTGTGGTTTTTGACACAAACCAAACAAAATTATAAAGAGTTGGATTTGAACAATTTATTTATTTCAGTAGTCAGTCTTGATAGTAGTTCCATTAATTTTAAAAGATTAAAGTCTAGTGAAACCTATGATTATAGAACACTTCGCATTGGGAAAGGGACAGGTGATGTTTATATTGCGAGGAATAATGCCCAGATTCATTTAAACACAAGTTTGAGTCCTGATGGTTCGCTTGATAGTCAGAAAACTGATAGAGTTTTGATCCATGGTAATGTTTCTGGTAAAACTACAGTTGATGTAAGAGGTATTTCAGAAAATCGAAGAGGCAATACAAACAATACAAATAAGAATAATTTTGGAAATACTCAGGGTATTTCCCTTATTCAGGTTTCTGGAATAGCACAACAGGATTCCTTTAAACTGAAAGGCGGTTATATTACAGTAAATGCTTCTCCCTACCGATATAAGCTTTCTGCTTATGGTCCAAGTTCTAATTTAGGGTCGGCGGATCCAGGACAAAAATTGGTTGGAAATAATGAGAAAGAAGAAAATGAATCTAATAATGATTTTTGGGATTATCGTCTCCAGAGTGAATATATCGCTCTACCTCCAGTAGAACCTGTTCCTCCAGATTCAGATGTTCCTTCACCATCTGAACCTCAGCATCCAAAGAAACCAGATACATCTGAAAAAGTGCCGGTTCCTCCAGATCCAGATATTCCTTCACCATCTGAACCTCAACATCCAAAGAAACCAGATACATCTGAAAAAAAAGTGCCAGCAATCGTGCCGCAACTTCCAAGTTATTTGCTTTTGCCTCATGCTTTATTTCATGCAGATTTAGTAGATATGAGTAATCAACACGAATTTTTGGAAATCATGCAAAATACTATAAACGAGCCTGAGAAAAATATAAAACCAAGCTTTTTTATACATGGTTATGGTGGTAATCACCGTTATGCTTCGAATTTGACCGTTTTTGAATATGGTTATGGAGCTGATCTTGATTATAATGCTATAACGGCAGGTGTTATATTAAGCACGTTAGAGCGTAAGCATAGTGCTTTGTCTTTAGGAACTATAGGAACTTATGGTAGGCTCTCTCTTCAGCCTCGTGCTGTTAAACAAAGTCAAAAGAGTATATTTAATAAATGGTCAGGAAAGTTTTATGCTCATTTGCAGTATGATACAGGATTTTATGCGAATGGATTTATATCTTATGGTTCTTTTAAAGGTGCTGTTTCTACTTTAGTTCGAGGAAAAACAGCGACATTAAAAGGTGCACTTTTAAGTGCTTCTTTAATGGGAGGTCGAGCTATTATAACGAATTATGATGGGTTTATTATTGAACCGCAACTTCAGGTTATTTATCAGTCTGTTATATTTGATAAAGCTCATGATATCGATCAATTCGATATTGATTTAAGGAAACATGATCAATGGATTGCGCGTGTTGGTGGTCGTGTCACCAAAGCTTTGGCAAGGGGTGAAGAGCCATGTATTGTTTCTTTTTATAGTAAACTTCATCTTGTACATAATTATAAAAGAAAACAGATAGTATATTTTAAAGATGCTTTTCAGTTAGGAGCATTTGGTTCTACAGTAGAAGCAGGTCTAGGCGTTCATGCCCAATTACTTCCTAATATAGTGCTTCATGGTGATCTGTTATATAAACATAAACTAACTAGAGCTGGTTTTTCTGGAACCAGTATTTCAGCTGGATTGCGCTATCAGTTTTAA
- a CDS encoding creatininase family protein translates to MVSDIPPLALLPLGAHEYHGNHLPFETDWIIAESFAKALTLATKEQFQITLLPVEKVGYSVEHMNVIGTQTLTFSKAIERWINIGENCYHKGIKRFLILNAHGGNSPLINIVITELRRRFSMLAVATSWNRFDLPEDLMEPSQKHLDIHGGFIETSLMLYLAPEKVHMEKAENFHNKQAEMIQNYRYLRAYGPHAFGWMMHDLNEKGAAGNANQATAQAGKAIFSHILCELRALLDDIKKFKIDALQ, encoded by the coding sequence ATGGTATCGGACATTCCTCCCCTTGCCCTTTTACCTTTGGGGGCACATGAGTATCATGGTAATCATCTTCCCTTTGAAACCGATTGGATTATTGCTGAATCTTTTGCAAAAGCACTTACCTTAGCAACAAAAGAGCAATTTCAAATCACACTCTTACCCGTTGAAAAAGTTGGCTATTCGGTAGAACATATGAATGTTATTGGTACACAAACCCTGACTTTTTCTAAAGCCATAGAACGTTGGATCAACATTGGTGAAAATTGTTATCATAAAGGCATCAAACGTTTTCTTATCCTCAATGCTCATGGAGGCAATTCACCTTTAATAAACATCGTCATTACGGAATTAAGAAGACGTTTTTCAATGCTTGCAGTAGCTACAAGTTGGAATCGTTTCGATTTACCAGAAGACTTAATGGAACCATCTCAGAAACATCTTGATATCCATGGAGGATTTATTGAAACTTCCCTAATGCTCTATTTAGCACCAGAAAAAGTACATATGGAGAAAGCAGAAAATTTTCATAATAAGCAAGCTGAGATGATTCAAAATTATCGATATTTAAGAGCCTATGGACCTCATGCTTTTGGATGGATGATGCATGATCTTAATGAAAAAGGGGCTGCAGGAAATGCAAACCAAGCAACAGCACAAGCAGGTAAAGCAATTTTTTCCCATATTCTTTGCGAGCTTCGCGCCTTACTTGATGATATCAAAAAATTTAAAATAGATGCATTACAATGA